The Endozoicomonas montiporae CL-33 genome contains a region encoding:
- a CDS encoding MASE2 domain-containing protein: MSENTTGSLLRQPVCRNYPLRFLSYSLVGLAIAFGMYLGSIPEDRFIFVVYCIAYPHVATLVLFFLKRYTNRNALMLSHMADALNLGALLTISCLPLLETPLFVTMLISTGLIRFGTRSLLYSVPSILAAIGLIHYLYQPKPWSCPRK, encoded by the coding sequence ATGAGCGAGAACACCACTGGCAGTCTACTTCGCCAACCGGTTTGCAGAAACTACCCCTTAAGGTTTCTGTCTTATAGTCTGGTCGGCCTGGCGATAGCGTTCGGCATGTATCTTGGCAGTATCCCTGAAGATCGTTTCATCTTCGTCGTATACTGTATTGCCTACCCCCATGTCGCCACGCTGGTATTATTTTTTCTGAAGCGATACACAAACCGCAATGCGCTGATGCTGTCGCACATGGCGGACGCTCTTAATCTGGGCGCATTATTAACCATCAGTTGCCTGCCACTGCTTGAAACCCCTCTGTTTGTCACTATGTTAATCTCCACCGGACTGATCCGTTTCGGAACCCGGTCGCTGCTCTACAGTGTTCCCTCCATACTGGCAGCCATAGGGCTTATTCACTACCTATATCAACCCAAACCGTGGTCATGCCCCCGGAAATGA
- a CDS encoding adenylate/guanylate cyclase domain-containing protein, whose amino-acid sequence MGNRSTAEFRFIQSRQLRQKHKAFTGLKQEAEEQQKRYTKLAHNLSKYLSPQVWESIFLGKKAVKLGSQRKKLTLFFSDIKGFTELSEELEPETLTELLNQYLTKMSNIALQHGGTIDKFVGDSIVVFFGDPKTRGPKADARAAVSMALAMREQMQVLRKKWLDQGIEKPLEIRMGINTGYCTVGNFGADNRMDYTIIGKEVNLASRLESVADAGEILISHETRSLVRDVILCEPMGELPVKGFSRPVLTYRVLDFRRNLGSNKKLLEFETKGFSMSLDLNSIEDHEVRRIIKTLNSSANALLKKTD is encoded by the coding sequence GTGGGTAATCGCTCAACTGCTGAATTTAGGTTTATTCAATCACGGCAGCTGCGTCAGAAGCACAAAGCATTCACCGGCCTCAAGCAGGAAGCAGAAGAGCAGCAAAAACGTTATACGAAGCTGGCACACAACCTGTCCAAATACCTTTCACCGCAAGTCTGGGAATCCATCTTTCTGGGCAAGAAAGCGGTCAAGCTGGGCAGTCAACGCAAAAAACTGACCCTGTTTTTTTCGGATATCAAAGGTTTTACCGAGCTCTCTGAAGAACTGGAACCGGAAACCCTGACGGAACTGCTGAACCAGTACCTGACGAAAATGTCGAACATAGCGCTGCAACACGGTGGCACCATCGACAAATTTGTCGGAGACAGTATCGTTGTCTTTTTCGGCGACCCAAAAACCCGGGGACCCAAAGCCGATGCCAGAGCGGCTGTATCCATGGCCTTAGCCATGCGTGAGCAGATGCAGGTACTGCGAAAAAAGTGGCTTGATCAGGGGATCGAGAAACCCCTTGAAATTCGCATGGGCATCAACACCGGTTATTGTACGGTGGGTAACTTTGGCGCAGACAACCGCATGGATTACACCATTATTGGCAAAGAGGTAAACCTTGCCAGTCGTCTGGAAAGCGTTGCTGACGCCGGAGAAATACTGATTTCCCATGAAACCCGGTCGCTGGTCAGAGATGTCATTCTCTGCGAACCCATGGGCGAGCTTCCAGTAAAAGGCTTTAGTCGTCCAGTTTTGACATACCGGGTGCTGGACTTCCGGAGAAACCTCGGCTCCAACAAAAAACTACTGGAATTTGAAACCAAAGGGTTTTCAATGTCACTGGATCTTAACTCAATAGAAGATCATGAAGTCCGGCGAATCATCAAAACCCTTAACAGCAGTGCCAATGCCCTGCTGAAAAAAACAGATTGA
- the queF gene encoding NADPH-dependent 7-cyano-7-deazaguanine reductase QueF (Catalyzes the NADPH-dependent reduction of 7-cyano-7-deazaguanine (preQ0) to 7-aminomethyl-7-deazaguanine (preQ1) in queuosine biosynthesis), translating to MANSVEMSQLGKTSLYETEYNPSILFPIPRKEKQEQLGLDPQNLPYVGCDVWYAYEISWLNGRGKPVAMVARFELPCDSPCLIESKSFKLYLNSFNQSRFESVSAARETMVKDLSDAAGAPVKVELMTVAEMEVFGFSKAPGTCVDELDVAIDTYMYQPDFLTKGDGKVEEAIHSNLLKSNCPVTGQPDWGTIVVEYKGEAINHESFLRYICSFREHQEFHEQCAERVFTDIQQRFQMDELTVYAQYVRRGGLDINPWRSTHHKETNRLRLVRQ from the coding sequence ATGGCGAATTCGGTCGAAATGTCCCAGCTGGGCAAGACCAGTCTGTACGAAACGGAATACAACCCTTCCATTCTTTTTCCCATTCCCCGTAAAGAGAAGCAGGAACAGCTGGGGCTTGACCCGCAAAACCTGCCTTATGTGGGTTGTGATGTCTGGTACGCCTATGAAATTTCCTGGCTGAATGGTCGCGGTAAGCCGGTGGCGATGGTCGCCCGTTTCGAGCTGCCCTGCGACTCTCCCTGCCTGATTGAGTCCAAGTCGTTCAAACTGTACCTGAACTCTTTTAATCAGAGTCGGTTCGAGAGTGTATCAGCAGCCCGTGAGACGATGGTGAAAGACTTGTCTGACGCGGCGGGTGCACCGGTGAAGGTCGAGTTGATGACCGTGGCTGAAATGGAAGTCTTTGGCTTCAGTAAGGCTCCGGGCACCTGTGTGGACGAACTGGATGTTGCCATTGATACCTACATGTACCAGCCGGATTTTCTGACCAAGGGTGACGGGAAGGTTGAAGAAGCCATTCATTCCAACCTGTTGAAGTCCAATTGCCCGGTCACCGGACAGCCTGACTGGGGCACCATTGTGGTGGAGTACAAGGGAGAGGCGATCAACCACGAATCGTTCCTGCGTTATATTTGTTCTTTCCGTGAACATCAGGAATTTCACGAGCAGTGTGCTGAGCGAGTGTTTACTGACATTCAGCAACGGTTCCAGATGGATGAGTTGACGGTGTATGCCCAGTACGTACGTCGTGGTGGTCTGGATATCAATCCATGGCGCAGTACTCATCACAAAGAAACCAATCGTCTGCGTCTGGTCAGGCAATAA
- a CDS encoding transposase gives MLIRPLPVVTAFLDALNDSLKSINSSAQLSRSQKVALGVFIMGIVVTKTINWAAFERRSLGRFKATRLCWMFYQAEIAWQSLLQASVRNILLRYGIQSGTLAIDDTGKKRTKRTSKIDGAHKIKDKSTGGYFNGQELVFMVLVTEVATFPVGFRFYIPDPELSAWRKKDKALRKQGIQKKERPNRPEPDHVRYPTMQSLTLVMLQEFVDSFPNITIKAILADALYGTGDFMDKAAEITGGAQVVSQLRSNQKVSNRNHSEATLKAYFSRQKGAETQLIIRGGKEEQVTMLAARLYVKAHGKRRFVIALKYEGEEDYRYLVASDMSWRHTDIARIYTLRWLVEVSFKTGKLIVAGTG, from the coding sequence TTGCTAATTCGCCCATTACCCGTTGTCACTGCCTTTCTGGATGCTTTGAATGATTCGCTCAAGTCCATCAATTCCTCTGCGCAGTTGAGTAGATCCCAGAAAGTGGCACTGGGCGTTTTTATCATGGGAATCGTGGTAACTAAAACTATTAACTGGGCTGCTTTTGAGCGCAGAAGCTTAGGCAGATTCAAAGCGACCCGTCTGTGCTGGATGTTTTATCAAGCAGAAATTGCATGGCAAAGCCTGCTACAGGCCAGCGTCAGAAATATTCTTCTACGCTATGGAATACAAAGTGGAACCCTTGCTATCGACGATACAGGAAAAAAGCGCACTAAAAGGACTTCAAAAATCGACGGTGCCCATAAGATAAAAGACAAATCAACAGGTGGTTATTTTAATGGGCAGGAACTGGTGTTTATGGTGCTCGTTACTGAAGTAGCTACCTTTCCAGTAGGGTTTCGCTTTTATATTCCTGACCCTGAGTTATCTGCATGGAGGAAGAAAGACAAGGCGCTCAGGAAGCAAGGCATTCAGAAAAAAGAACGACCGAACCGTCCTGAGCCAGATCATGTTCGTTACCCCACCATGCAGTCGTTGACGCTGGTTATGCTGCAAGAATTTGTTGATTCGTTTCCCAACATTACGATCAAAGCAATTCTCGCTGATGCACTGTATGGCACAGGAGACTTTATGGATAAGGCTGCGGAAATAACAGGCGGAGCCCAGGTTGTCAGCCAACTGCGCTCGAATCAGAAAGTATCCAACCGAAACCACTCGGAAGCGACTCTCAAAGCTTACTTTTCGCGCCAGAAAGGCGCTGAAACTCAACTCATAATACGCGGTGGCAAAGAAGAGCAGGTCACGATGCTGGCTGCTCGGCTGTATGTTAAGGCTCATGGGAAAAGACGTTTTGTTATTGCCCTGAAGTATGAGGGTGAAGAGGATTATCGCTATCTGGTGGCTTCAGATATGTCATGGCGGCATACCGACATAGCCAGGATTTACACCTTGAGGTGGTTGGTCGAGGTTTCATTCAAGACTGGAAAGCTCATTGTGGCTGGAACAGGTTGA
- a CDS encoding ABC transporter permease, giving the protein MASEWQYQAVAFKTIFVREVRRFMRIWPQTLLPPVITMALYFIIFGTVIGSRIGEMAGFDYMTFVVPGLAMMSVITNSFTNVVSSFFSSKFQRSVEELLVSPVSSSVILLGYVLGGTVRGLLVGILVMMMGAFFVDLQIYSISITLLAVLMTAVLFALGGFINAIFAKKFDDISIIPTFVLMPMTYLGGVFYSIELLPEPWRSVSMLNPILYQVNAFRYGILGEDGGVNVTMAFVVMALAIVLFGAVALWLLRTGKGLRT; this is encoded by the coding sequence ATGGCTTCAGAATGGCAGTATCAGGCTGTTGCGTTCAAAACTATTTTTGTTCGGGAGGTGCGCCGGTTTATGCGCATCTGGCCTCAGACCCTGTTGCCGCCGGTCATTACCATGGCGCTGTATTTTATTATTTTTGGCACAGTGATTGGTTCCCGCATTGGTGAAATGGCGGGCTTTGACTATATGACCTTTGTCGTGCCCGGTCTGGCGATGATGTCGGTGATTACCAACAGCTTTACCAATGTGGTGTCCAGTTTTTTCAGCAGCAAGTTTCAGCGCAGCGTTGAAGAATTGCTCGTCTCTCCGGTGTCCAGCAGTGTGATTCTGCTGGGGTACGTATTGGGAGGTACGGTCAGAGGTTTATTGGTTGGCATACTGGTGATGATGATGGGTGCCTTTTTTGTCGATCTTCAGATCTACAGCATTTCCATCACTCTGCTGGCAGTCTTGATGACAGCGGTTCTGTTTGCGTTGGGCGGATTTATCAATGCCATCTTTGCCAAGAAGTTCGATGATATTTCCATTATCCCCACCTTTGTGCTGATGCCCATGACCTATCTGGGCGGCGTATTTTATTCCATAGAACTCTTGCCTGAGCCCTGGCGATCCGTTTCCATGCTGAACCCGATTCTCTATCAGGTAAATGCATTCCGGTACGGCATTCTGGGGGAAGATGGCGGTGTTAATGTCACCATGGCGTTTGTAGTGATGGCTCTGGCGATTGTCCTGTTCGGTGCTGTTGCCCTTTGGTTGCTCAGAACCGGAAAAGGGTTGAGGACGTAA
- a CDS encoding ABC transporter ATP-binding protein, which yields MNQALTIKSLHKTYDNGFQALKGIDLTVHEGDFYALLGPNGAGKSTAIGVVSTLVRKTSGYVEVFGHNLDKDLTHAKRMLGVVPQEFNFNQFEKVKDVVMTQAGYYGIPGRIARQRSEKYLKQLGLWDKRNTMSRMLSGGMKRRLMIARALIHDPKLLILDEPTAGVDIELRRSLWEFVQEINEQGTTIILTTHYLEEAEQLCRNIGIIDKGEIIESTSIKALLSQLQQESFVLDLKEPLTELPSFAGYEVKRVEENSIEVEVGKQQGVNDLFRQLSDYRIEVASMRNKANRLEELFMKMTSAHAQPAVEAVPVSNSKPGRG from the coding sequence ATGAATCAGGCTCTAACAATAAAATCCCTGCACAAAACCTACGACAATGGTTTTCAGGCACTGAAGGGAATTGATCTGACTGTCCATGAAGGCGACTTTTACGCTTTGCTTGGCCCTAATGGTGCGGGTAAGTCAACCGCCATTGGCGTTGTTTCTACTCTGGTGAGAAAAACGTCGGGCTATGTCGAAGTGTTTGGTCATAATCTGGACAAAGACCTTACCCATGCAAAGCGTATGCTCGGTGTGGTTCCGCAGGAATTTAATTTTAACCAGTTTGAAAAAGTCAAAGATGTGGTCATGACCCAGGCGGGTTATTACGGAATTCCCGGCCGCATTGCCCGGCAACGTTCAGAAAAATACCTGAAGCAATTGGGGCTGTGGGATAAGCGCAATACCATGTCCCGAATGCTTTCGGGCGGTATGAAACGTCGTCTGATGATTGCCCGGGCTCTGATACACGACCCAAAACTTCTGATTCTGGATGAGCCGACGGCAGGTGTGGATATCGAACTCAGACGTTCGCTGTGGGAATTTGTTCAGGAAATTAATGAGCAGGGCACCACGATTATCCTGACGACACATTATCTGGAAGAAGCAGAACAGCTTTGTCGGAATATCGGGATTATCGACAAAGGTGAAATTATAGAAAGCACCAGCATCAAAGCACTGTTGAGTCAGTTGCAACAGGAAAGCTTTGTGCTGGATCTTAAGGAACCGCTGACGGAGTTACCCAGTTTTGCCGGTTATGAAGTTAAGCGAGTTGAAGAGAACAGCATTGAAGTGGAAGTGGGTAAGCAGCAGGGTGTGAATGACCTGTTTCGTCAACTCAGCGATTACCGGATTGAAGTCGCCAGTATGCGTAACAAAGCGAACCGGCTGGAAGAACTGTTTATGAAGATGACGTCAGCCCATGCTCAACCAGCAGTGGAAGCGGTGCCTGTTTCCAACAGTAAACCCGGGCGAGGATAG
- a CDS encoding TIGR01777 family oxidoreductase: MHILITGGTGFIGRRVVRALIRDGHKVSVYSRQSPSDVRRLLTSSVRPVQSFTAINPSTGFDAIINLAGEPIMAKRWSHKRKRLLLDSRVGVTSELVDLIERLETRPQVLISCSAIGYYGHHDISEPQNESSPAGSDFAASLCERWEQSAKRAENFGVRVCIVRTGLVLHQNNGALHEMLPPFRLGLGGPIGSGRQMMSWIHSDDMTRIILFLLNNESLRGAFNATAPNPVSNREFATALGRALRRPALIPVPVIALKLLLGESATMVTNGQAAIPERLQEAGFTWEQPDIDAALKQLLVKPSYF, from the coding sequence ATGCATATTCTGATTACAGGTGGCACAGGTTTTATAGGCAGGCGTGTTGTTCGCGCGCTCATCAGGGATGGACACAAGGTGTCGGTCTACAGTCGGCAGTCTCCCAGTGATGTCAGAAGACTGTTGACCAGTTCCGTCCGCCCTGTGCAGTCATTTACCGCCATCAATCCATCAACCGGCTTTGACGCCATCATCAATCTGGCGGGTGAGCCGATTATGGCAAAGCGCTGGTCTCATAAGCGCAAAAGGCTGTTACTCGACAGTCGGGTAGGCGTCACCAGCGAGCTGGTGGATCTGATTGAACGTCTGGAAACTCGTCCCCAAGTATTGATTAGCTGTTCTGCTATAGGGTACTACGGGCATCACGATATTTCAGAACCTCAGAATGAATCATCGCCAGCGGGTTCCGATTTTGCAGCGTCACTGTGTGAACGCTGGGAGCAGTCGGCAAAGCGGGCTGAAAATTTTGGTGTCAGAGTTTGCATTGTCCGAACCGGGCTGGTTTTACATCAAAACAACGGTGCCCTGCACGAAATGCTGCCACCGTTTCGACTTGGACTGGGAGGTCCCATCGGCTCGGGCAGGCAAATGATGTCGTGGATTCACTCCGACGATATGACCCGAATCATTCTGTTTCTGTTAAACAATGAATCCCTGAGAGGTGCTTTCAACGCAACCGCGCCGAATCCGGTGTCTAACCGGGAGTTTGCTACGGCGCTGGGCAGGGCGCTGCGTCGTCCGGCTTTGATTCCGGTTCCTGTTATTGCGTTGAAACTGCTGCTGGGTGAATCGGCCACCATGGTCACGAATGGGCAGGCTGCGATTCCAGAACGTTTACAGGAAGCAGGTTTTACCTGGGAACAGCCCGACATTGATGCTGCCCTGAAACAACTTCTGGTCAAACCCTCTTATTTTTAA
- the chbA gene encoding PTS N,N'-diacetylchitobiose transporter subunit IIA, with the protein MDLEAVVMDIIINSGQARSYAYEALSKAKEGDFDGAESLMNESAEAAKEAHKVQTKLIEQDQGTGKTPMTLVMVHAQDHLMTSMLAQEMVNELITLHRRLAQRG; encoded by the coding sequence ATGGATCTTGAAGCAGTAGTGATGGATATCATCATCAACTCAGGACAAGCCCGAAGCTATGCCTACGAGGCTCTGAGCAAGGCAAAAGAAGGTGACTTTGACGGTGCAGAAAGCCTGATGAATGAGTCAGCGGAAGCGGCCAAAGAGGCTCATAAAGTTCAGACAAAACTGATCGAGCAGGATCAGGGTACAGGCAAAACACCCATGACTCTGGTCATGGTTCATGCACAGGATCATTTAATGACCTCCATGCTCGCACAGGAAATGGTCAACGAATTAATTACGCTTCACAGAAGGCTGGCACAACGGGGATAA
- a CDS encoding LacI family DNA-binding transcriptional regulator, with the protein MATIKDVAEHAQVSRATVSRVLNNTGQVTESTRDRVNAAIKELDYRPNPVAQSLACNTSNTIGLMVSSFRGGFFGDLMAQVQQVVDTAGKVMIVTQGKHSADSERAALEHLTNMRCDGLLLHVRYLSDEELIELAEKLPPFVLLDRHIEALSDRCVTFDHVAAGEKAVQVLMEQGHQQIACLAGKLFKDNARQRFQGYANKLKEKAIPLDMELVTEGGYDRESGYRGMKQILKTGKTITAVYACSEEMAVGCMDALQEQGIKVPDDISLISYDSVDLCTLLTPHVSALHFPITEMASVAGTLLMNQMHIEGFNKPAHQHFEGELRIRQSVKSCL; encoded by the coding sequence ATGGCCACGATAAAAGACGTAGCAGAACATGCACAGGTATCACGGGCAACCGTTTCAAGAGTGCTCAATAACACTGGACAAGTAACAGAAAGCACCCGCGATCGGGTCAATGCCGCTATCAAGGAACTGGATTACCGCCCTAACCCCGTGGCTCAGTCGCTGGCATGCAATACGTCAAACACTATTGGCCTTATGGTGTCGTCTTTTCGCGGGGGATTCTTCGGAGACCTGATGGCACAGGTACAGCAAGTGGTAGACACGGCTGGAAAAGTCATGATTGTCACTCAGGGAAAACATTCTGCCGACAGTGAACGGGCAGCTCTTGAGCATTTGACGAATATGCGTTGCGACGGCCTGTTGTTGCATGTTCGGTACCTGAGCGACGAGGAACTGATAGAACTGGCAGAAAAACTCCCACCCTTTGTTTTGCTGGATCGTCATATTGAAGCTCTGTCTGACCGCTGTGTGACCTTTGACCATGTCGCCGCTGGTGAGAAGGCCGTTCAGGTGCTGATGGAGCAGGGCCACCAACAGATAGCCTGTCTGGCCGGTAAATTATTCAAGGACAACGCCCGTCAGCGCTTTCAGGGGTATGCCAACAAACTCAAAGAAAAAGCGATTCCTCTGGATATGGAACTGGTCACCGAAGGCGGTTACGACCGGGAATCCGGTTACCGGGGCATGAAACAGATTCTGAAAACCGGAAAGACTATTACGGCCGTCTATGCCTGCAGTGAAGAAATGGCAGTCGGTTGCATGGATGCTTTACAGGAGCAGGGGATAAAAGTGCCAGACGACATCTCACTGATCAGTTACGACAGTGTTGACCTGTGTACTCTACTGACACCCCATGTTTCGGCTTTGCATTTCCCGATTACCGAAATGGCCAGTGTTGCAGGCACGCTGTTGATGAACCAGATGCATATTGAAGGCTTCAATAAACCGGCACATCAGCACTTTGAAGGAGAGCTGAGAATCAGGCAGTCCGTTAAATCGTGCTTATAA